The Parabacteroides sp. AD58 genome includes a window with the following:
- a CDS encoding IMPACT family protein — MAEDTYRTITGTAEGYYTEKRSRFISYAIPVRTVEDVKAQLAKYRKDYYDARHVCWAYMLGPERKIFRANDDGEPSSTAGKPILGQINSNELTDILVIVIRYFGGIELGTSGLIVAYRTAAADAIAAATIEERTVDEDITVVFEYPYLNQIMRIVKEDGPTIVSQQFDMDCVMRLRIRKGEAERLRNRLQKVETAYLKEDEEE, encoded by the coding sequence ATGGCAGAAGATACGTACAGGACGATTACCGGTACGGCCGAAGGCTATTATACCGAAAAGCGCAGCCGTTTTATCTCGTATGCCATTCCGGTCAGAACCGTGGAAGACGTGAAAGCCCAGCTGGCCAAGTACCGGAAGGACTATTATGATGCCCGCCATGTGTGCTGGGCTTATATGTTAGGTCCGGAGCGGAAGATATTCCGTGCCAATGACGACGGCGAGCCTTCGTCGACTGCCGGAAAACCCATCTTGGGACAGATCAATTCCAACGAGCTGACGGATATACTGGTGATCGTGATCCGGTATTTTGGTGGCATTGAATTAGGAACAAGCGGACTGATCGTGGCTTACCGGACGGCTGCCGCCGATGCCATTGCTGCGGCCACCATAGAAGAACGGACCGTCGATGAAGACATCACGGTCGTATTCGAATATCCTTATCTGAATCAGATCATGCGGATTGTGAAGGAAGACGGACCGACGATCGTCTCCCAGCAGTTTGATATGGACTGTGTCATGCGGCTGCGCATCCGCAAAGGGGAAGCCGAGCGCTTGCGGAATCGGCTGCAGAAAGTCGAAACGGCTTATCTGAAGGAAGACGAGGAGGAATAA